The genomic window CATTCACACAGATATGTTAGAAATCTGTTTCGGTGAAGAAGCAGCCGACTATACATCAATTCAAAACTGGGTAAAAAAAGCTGTGCCTTTCTTACTCCAGTTAAGTGTGAAAGATAACGGCGTAGCTTTAACTGTGCCAAGTTAATTAATTGCTAACAAATATCTTTGCTGTATATTCAGGAAGGTTTACTGTTAGTCCTTCACTACCAATTTTAACTTCCGAGGTATCCAACCACTCGCGCCACACTTCACCCGCAGGAAAATTAGCAACTAGGTAGCTGTCAAAAACATGACTTCCTAAATTAATAACTACAACTACTTGACTACCAGAATCATCCCAACGCCTGTAAGCAAAAACTCTCGCTTCTGGGTTTTCGTGGAAAAATTCAATGTTGTCGCTTTGCAAGGCGGTACATTCCTTTCGTAAAGAGATTAACTGCTGGTAATAAACAAATAAATCTTTATTTTCTTCTCGTTTTAACAACGGCCAAGCAATTTTTTTCGGTTGAGTTACAGTTTCACTTTTGCGCTTATGTTCGCCAAACTCCTCCCCCATCCACAACATCGGTATACCCACCGCCGTCATTAGTAGTACAGCACCTAATTTAGCTCTAGTAAAAGCGGCCTCGTCAAAAATACCGCGATCGCCTAATTCCCTCATGGTACGCTGGCGATCGTGAGTAGCTAAATAATTGACTACATTTGTCGCCATTGCATAGCCTTGTTGCTTGGGATCTAAAACTTGCTTGAGTTCGCCTAAATTAAAGTTTTCGCCGCAGATATGAGGCATGATAAAGTAACGAAAACTCTCATGCCAGCAAGCATCTAAAGGCCCTTCAGGGGCAGTAATGGTACTGGTATCGGGGATATTTTCGGCAATATTATAAAATGGTTTATTGGCGGTATTTTTCTTTGATTGATGAGCTACCCAGTCTAAAAATTCATTATTAGCTAATTGGCGCACCGCATCAAAACGAATTCCATCAATATGATATTCCTGCACCCAAAAACGGACTATATCCCCGACGTATTTCCAAGCGGGTTTAACATCTAGTTTTTCGTCGTAGTTATTGTAGTTAAATTCTGGGCCCCAATGATTTCCCGGATCTTCTGGGTAGTGCATATTTTCGTAGTACCAGTAATTTCGGTCTATTTGCAATAGGGGACATTCTTCATCTGTATGGTTATAAATCCCATCCATAATTACCCGAATACCTCTAGCATGACATTCATCAATAAATTGCTTTAATTCTTCGGTAGTTCCATAACTAGACTCTGTAGCAAAAAAGTGACGAACTTTATAACCCCAACTATAATCGCCGGGATACTCATTGACGGGCATTAATTCAACCGCATTTATGCCTAAGTCGCGCAAATAGTCTAATTTAGAAATTGCATCTGTATATTTTCCTTTCCTGTCGTCGTCTATTTCTCCGCCTGTAAAATCAGCTATATGCAGTTCGTAAATAACTAATTGACGGTTTTCTGGCAATGGGACATTATCATGTTGCCAAGTATAGGTATCAATAATGCGATCGCCACCTTTGACCCTAACTAAACCATATTTCTTTTCGTCATCCACATCTGTAGCGTAAGGATCGACAACTTCTATCCAGCTATCGGCTTCAAACTGCGGACTTTTTGTTTGAATGCGAAACTTATATTGATAAACTCCATCCGCCAAATCTACCTGAGTGCGAAAATAGCCATCTTCGCCTTTTTCCATTGGTACGTCTTCCCAGTTAGAAAAAGAGCCAATCAAAGCCGCTTGTTGATTGCGTGGAGCAAATAAATTAAACTCTATAGAACTTGCCATCGATTTCCCTTTGTCTTGTGCGGAAAGAAAGTTTTAGTAATTAATACCAGCGCCGAGCGCCGATATTAAATTTACAAGCATTCACTTGTTTTTTGCTTCTTTCCTAAGAGACATCCAGAAGTTTTATCGGGAATATTTAATTATCTATATTAATAAAAAAATAAATAATGCTACAAATTAAACTTTGTTTTAGAATCAACATTTTTAAGTAAGAATTGCAGTTTTTGATAAATGGTTATTGAAAGCTCAAATTTATGGCTTTGTAATCTCATTCATAAATTGGGTCATGGCTTCAAGTTGTGAAGGTATCAATACGCAATGCACCAGTAGTTCTAAATTTAATTCGGATAAAAGTTCGCTGCGGGAGACAGATTCATAATTATCGCTGCGTAATCAATACAAAGAAAGTTGATTGTTTTCCCCTGCACGAGTGGCGCTACCTACAGGAAAATTGAGTATATTCCTGTAAAAAAAGTAAGCTGCTATTAAAGTAGCGATCGCGCAAGTTCCAAAAACGCGAACAAACTAGCAACTCTGCAACGTACCCGATTCTAGTTGTTCTAGATAGATAAACTCTGGAGACTTTACACCCGCCTCTATTCTGATTTTGACGAGTTCGGGAGATTCAAAAAATGTTTTGGCATCCTCTATTGATGTCCAAGCGGAAAAATGCACTATTTTGTTAGCATCACTTTCATACTTTAAAACTTGATAAATTCTTTCTCCAGCATCAAAGCGGATATTCGCCGCCCGATCAAAAATCTTCTTCCATGACTTATAGTCTTCAACTTCATGGATGATTAATACATAGTGCATAAATTGATAATCAAACTTTGATAATTATCAGTATATTTAAGCACAACTTTGAGAAAAGGGAAGGTAATTGAGCATCGGAAACTGCTAAATTACCCGTTCCCAATTAACCAAGCAATTCCATGGCGCGTTTAACTAAGTTTTCCGCCGTTAACCCATTAAACGCCATAAGTTCGGCGGGACTTGCGGTAGTTTCTCCTCGCTTCCAAGCAAAGGTATCGCGCTTTGAGTTGCTGCGTAACATAATTGGTTCTAACATCCCACTTGCACCAGCAGTTACACCAATTAAAGCATCACCGCCAAATAACTCCTCAAAACCCCCATCGCTTAAAAATTCGCCATCGGGTTCGCTGCAAGTATCCCAAGCTACATCGGTAGGACGATATAAGCGACGAGGATTGACAACAGAAACAATGCGTACCCCGATTTCTTGCGCTTCTAAATAAGTCGCTGCTTCAAAAACTGGCATAAGTACCATATCGCCAATTACCGCAAATACTACTGTTTTCGTACCTTTTACATCTTGAAGTGCGATCGCGCCCTTAACTAAAGCTTGTCTACTTTGCTCGAATGTAGTCCGAATTGGCAAAGGCGACTTACTAGCAGTAATTACAATCCCTTTATTTTTAGTAGATAACGCCCACTCATAGCAAGTTTGAATACTATTCGCATCCGGGGGAAATACCGGGAAAACGTTGCCATTTCGCATCATAGCGGCAAAATAAGCCTCAATTTCTGGGCGTTGGTGCGTCCAACCATTGCGCCCTTGCTCTAAAGCCCCCGCAGTAAATAAAGTAACAACTGATGGTGTAGGACGGCGCAATTCTGCCATTGCTTGAGTTACAGTCTGCATAATTGGCAAACCATTAATCGCAAAGGATTCGTAAGAACACCATAGAGTACGGCTACCCATTAAACACAACCCCACAGCTAAACCCGCGCAAGCATCTTCGCTTAAAGGTTCGTAAACTTGCCCAGTAGGGTTTTGAAAATATAGATCGTCGGTAGTAGGGTGGACAATTTTTAAAGCTTGGTTAATGTTGGCAATTCCTGATGCTTCATTGCCATCAGCGTTAGTGACAATAAAATTGCGATCGCTTTTTCCCACCATCCCGACGATTTTTCCCATAGCCGTTGTAGCTACTTTGGGTTCTCTCCCTACAGCATATTCTTCTAAACCTAGTTCGCCCAGTTCTGATAATTCATAAACCGATTCTGTAACCGATGTCCGCCCCGCCGAGCCTCCTCCAGAGCGTTCAAAGTTGTTTCGCACCAATTCCCACGCCGCCGGGGTTAAGGCACGAGTTTTGAGGGCGTTTACTATCTCTGCGTTATCTAAAGTGTGCATGGCATAGAGGTTATGAGATTTTGCCCCTTTAGCGTGTACTCCCGCACCTTTTAGCTGCTTAATAATCAATACTGTTAGTTTGCCACCCAAAGCCAATTTAGCAGCGCGATCGACGGCTACAAGCACCGCTTTAGTGAATTCTAAACGATGCTCAAAAGAGAAAGCGGTGCTATCAACGTAATCTCCTGGTTGATTTTTGTCGTCAAAGTCTTTGGCATTAACTAAAATCACTTCCTCAAAGCCGTTACCTTGCCAATAAGCAATCATCTCTGCATTAGATTTTGTCGAAACCATGCTGTGATGTTCTTGGCTAAAACCATTCCAGACTAAAACAGGTAAAAAGTTAGTTACATCAGGATAAGCGGTGTGGAAGTGCGCCATCGAACTAACAATATACGGTTCTCCCAAGCCACCATCGCCGACAGTAAAGGGAAATAGCTTATCTCTATGCAGTTTAGCGGCGGACATGGCGAAATGTTGCCCTTGTCCTAATGGGCCTGCGGGGGCGAGAATACCAGGTATAAAGCCCGATAAATGACCTAAAAGCCCGTGTTTTTCGCGGTATCTGTCGCGCAATTGTTGCACATTGACTATTCCCATGTCTTCTAAAGACTTATCTAAAAACATGGCACTATAAAAACCGGGGGCATGGTGTCCGACTTCAGTAATAATATTTTTATGCCCCAGCATAACTAAAGCCGCGTAAGCCTCCGCTTGACTTGCAAAGCCTCCGGGATGTCCTGATGCTTTGCTGGCGGTAACTTGCAATGTTAGGTAACGTAAGGCATCGGCTGCAAGTAAGGTTTGAAATACAGCATCGGGGGATTGAGGATCAGTAATCGCTGTTTGATTAGGCGCGATCGCACATTCTTTGCCATACGTCTCAAATTCTGGCAATTGTTCGCCAAAATACTGAATTCCTTGACAAAAATCTGGAATTGATACTTTTGTTTCTTGAGTCGATGCCGTCATGCCTACTTTCCTTCTAGTTAATTATTTAACGTTTATTCTACAGTTGTGCTGTTGCTTGGATACTTTACTTTTGCTTATTAGTTCCATTAATCCCGCACTCAGCAATAATGTCAGGAAAAAATATTGATTATTTCTATCAGCTAATAATTTTTGATAGCAAAGCTTATAAGATCGTTTAGTCTCAAATTATCAAACATTTATGCAAGTAATTAATGGGCCCAGTACACCACAATTTATCCAACTAATGGAAGCGATCGCCCGTCCTACCCAGCGTTTAGATGCCTATGCTAAAGAATACGGCGATGTTTTTATCTCTAAACTAAGTGGCTTTCGTCCTTTTGTCCTTTTCAGCCATCCCCAAGCAATTCAACAAATACTTACCGCCGATCCCAATTTATTTGATTCTGGAGTGGGGAATCAAATTTTACATCCTTTAGTAGGTGATTATTCGCTATTACTATTAGATGGAAGTAGCCATCAACGCCAACGTAAATTGCTAACTCCTCCCTTTCATGGCGATCGCATGAAATCCTACGGGACGCTAATTTGTGAAATCACAGAACAAATTATGAATCAACAGGCAATTGGGGAAGTATTTTCTGTGCGATCGGCTACTCAAGAAATATCTTTAAGAGTAATTTTAAAAGCCGTCTTTGGCTTAGATGAAAACGAGAGATTTCAACAACTTAGAAAACTTTTAAGTTCAATTTTAGATGCCGTAGGTTCGCCCCTAAATTCTACTTTGTTATTTGTTCCAGGGTTGCAAAAAGATTTAGGTGCTTGGAGTCCTTGGGGTAAATTTGTCCGCCAAAGAAGAGCAATAAATCGGTTGATTTATGATGAAATTGAAACCCGTAGAACTAACAATAATATTTTTGGCGAAGACATTTTAAGCTTGATGATGTCTGCAAAAGATGAAAATGGGCAATCAATGACATATGCAGAATTGCGCGATGAATTAATAACTTTGTTATTTGCCGGACATGAAACTACAGCCTCAGCTTTAGCCTGGGCTTTTTACTGGATTCATAAGTTACCAAATGTCAAGTCTAAGCTATTAGCAGAACTAACTACCATTGGGACTAATTTCGATCCAAATGTAGTTGTTAAACTGCCTTATTTAACGGCGGTTTGTCAAGAAACTTTGCGAATTTATCCCATTGCTATGTTTACCTTCTCGCGCATTTTAAAAGCACCTATGCAAATCATGGGTTATGACTTCGCTGCGGGGACACAATTAACACCTTGTATATATTTAACCAATCAGCGAGAAGATATTTATCCCGAACCAAAACAGTTTAAACCCGAACGTTTTTTAGAGCGTCAATTCTCACCTTACGAGTTTCTCCCTTTTGGCGGTAGCAATCGGCGCTGTATTGGGATGGCGTTTGCTATGTTTGAAATGAAACTCGTACTAGCAAGAGTTTTGTCACAATGGCAAATGAATTTAGCCGAAACTAAACCAGTGCAACCTGTACGTCGCGGTATCACTCTCGCACCATCGGGAGGCGTAAAAATGTGGTTAAAAACTAAGTGTTAGTACGTATTTATAAAGCAATAAGTATAAAATGTAAAACTTTTGTAGCTAATCGTTTAAAAAATAATTTAGATGTTAATTTTGATGAGAGCAATTACTTTATTATTCATACCGTCTTATTTAAAGTATAAATTAATTGTGAAGGTCGTAGGGGCGCAATGCATTGCGCCCCTACGGGATAATGTTTATGAATCAAATAGGATTGCTATATTTAAAGTATAAATTAATACTCTATGAAAGTGAATAATTTAAAAACAGCTTTTAAAATTTCCTGTAGAAATCGCGGTTTTGTTTTACCGATTGCCTTAACAATGGGAATTGTAATGATTTTAGTAGGAGTAGCAGCCGTTGCTAAATCCTATAGTCTTCGCCTCAACACGTCTGCACGCAAACAAACTGGGGGAAGTTTAGCAGTAGCTGAAGGAGGCGTAGCTAGAACTTTGGCTCAACTTACGAAAGCTAATAATAGAGTATTATTAACCGGAAATTACGATGCTATAAATCCGAAAACTAACAAAACTTATCTAGGAGCTGATGGGATTTTAAATAATGGTGACGAAGAAACAACTTTAGTAAATCAGTGGACAAGCTTCGGTGGTAGTTCTCCATGCAGCGCTATTGCTAGTCCCGGAACTCCTGACGCTACCCATAACGGCTCAATTGGTGGCGACTCTTATACGCTTAAAGCCTATCGTTATCATAATTCCAGTAGTACAGGCACTTTCTTAGTAGAAGGTAAACAGAATAACTCAGTTTCACTACTTAAAGTAACTATTACTGTTGACTCAATTATCAGCGATTTTCCTGGTGTTGTGGCAGTGGAAAAAATGGAACTATCAGGGCGTGAGGTGATTGGTAGCAATGGAAATGTTTACTACGATCCTGCTTTTTCTGCTAATAAAAGCTTAACTGCTGCTGCTGCGCCTGGCGATGCTAATAGACCAGATTATTTAAACGCGATCAAATCCGGTACAAATGATAGTTTTAGTAACGACAATGTAGCAGGAAAAATTGTTGCGTGTAAACTAAATCCTACTTTTGCTTATGCTCCTCAAGGCGCAAATTTAGGTGATATTACTGATAGTTTTAATTTACCACTTGCTGGAGCAAGTAGCGGAATTACACGCTATCAAGCAGGCAAAATAGATATTGCCAATAAAACTATAAATGTTAACACTACTAATGGGTCAGTATATATATATGTAAACAGTTCTGTAACTGTCAAAGGAACTGCAAAAATTGTCAATTTCCGTACTGATGGTATACCCCCAAAAGTAGGAGATTTGCGGATTATTATCTCTACTGACAGTCAAACACAAATTGATGGCACGCCTTGTATTGAAAATGCTTTTTTCTATTCCCCTACAGGCAACTTACAATTAGGAGGTTCTGGCGGTGGTTGCCCACGTATTGGGAATACAAATATTGATGGCGTTGTGTGGGCAAAAGTAATTACTAATACGTCTGGTAGTAATTCTGGCATAGCTGTACCCGATGATTTATCTAGTTTGTCAGATATTGCCAGTAGTATAGGCTTATCAGGAACTAAAAAGTTTGGATCTGTAAAAAATTGGCAGCGTCAACAATTATAAATGCTGCAATCAAAAAAGAAATTGTTTTCCCAGGGTTTTACAATCATTGAAGTTGTAGTTTCAATGCTAATAATAACGATATTTCTCGCAATTGCCATGCACTTAATGGTAGTTGCAGCAATTTTTAAAGCTCGTGCCGATCAGTACGATCGCGCTATAGTGTGGATTCAGGAAGACTTAGAACAAGCGATCGCCATCGCCCAACAATACGAGCAAAATGCTACCCCCTACTCGACAAAATGCAGCGCTACGGTAGCAAGTAACGGACTAGCGGCGGGATTGCTTAACGATCCGACAGGTATTGGCGGTACACCAAAAAACTTTGGGGTTAGAAGCTTTGGTAGTACAAGTTTTACGATGACGCGCACCGCAGATTATGCTACTTCTTTCGATCCTTTTAAATTGCTTAGATTAAATTATAGTGTTACGCCAGCTAATGGCGGCAGTGCGATCGCAACTATTAGTACAGAGGTAATAGCCAATGCCACGTTTAAATGCCCCTAAAAAAAACTTAGGTTTTACATTAATTGAGATTTTAGTAATTATTTTAATTGTGGGAATTTTAAGCGCAATTACTATTCCTAGTTTCATTAGTCTTGTTGATAAAATTAATCTAAACAATGCTGTTATCGAAGTAAGAGCAGCATTACAAACAGGACAAAGAGAGGCTATTCGCAAAAGCCAAGTTTGTAGTGTTGGTTTAAATACTGTAGAACGCACGGTCACGAGTTATTGTTTAGGTGAAGTAAGTAATTTGTCTACTCAAGCAGATATTGCTACTAACATTAGTAAAAATTCTGGTTCACCTGGCAACACCATTAATATCAACTTTGGTATTTTGGGAACAGCAGAATTTATAGTAGATCCAGAAGATGATTTAGAAGCAAGTCAAGGGACAGTTCAGCCAAATTATACAGAAATGAGTTGGTATCAAGTATCTATTTCACCACAAGATAATACTGGTAAAATTGTTTTTTATCTCAACAAAAATCCAGCTTTAACTAAAAAATGTATTGCTATATCTAATATTTTAGGATTGACTAGAGTTGGCAACTATACAGGTAAGATCAACAATAATTCTAAACTTAGCAAAAAAGGAATTTGCACTGCTTATTAAAAATAAATTAAATTTAACTTAAATACTTGTGTATAAGTTTTAAACCCATGAAAACTAAAATATTCACCTTTTTTAAAAGTTTACTCAATTGGCAAAAAATTAATCAGGGTTTTACCTTAATAGAACTATTGGTAGCCGTTGTAATTAGTACAATTGTTATTAGCATTGCTGGCTTTGGAATAACTACAATTTTGACTATGGATAATCGAGCAGAAGCTACCATTGAAAGACAAGTAGACCTCAACCGTGCCTTTGATTTTTTGACTAATGAAATCCGCATGGCACAGAGAATAAATTTTACTGCTACTACCGCCGCCAATGGTACAACCGTTACGCTGGACGATGTGGTTGCAAGTTCCGGGCTGAATCTTTCGCAGCTAGGCGATTATGGCAATATTGTTTTATATCTAGAAATACCGATCGCCAATTCTCCGGCGGTTTGTCCGGCAAATAGTCCAAATGCGGGGTTTGCGCCACCAGAACCTAGTAACCACGATCGCGTTGTTTACGATATTCGTGCCAATACCGGGGTATGGTTAGACCCCCAAGTAATCAATCGCTACGGACGTATACCCAGCCGTGACGGCACTATAAACCCCTGTAACAATCCTATAAGTGGGGATATTTTTGTTGATGCCATTTCCGATATTGACATCAACCCCACCAATTGCACCGCCCCGGCCGTTCTGTCTGGTAGTGGAGGATTTTATGCTTGCACGGAGGGTCTGAAAGTAGACCTTTATTTACGCAGCAGAGGTACGAATACAAAGGCTTACAATATTGCTAGTAGAGCGGTTTCAAGGCTTAGTGGTACAACAACTGTAGTCTTAACTTTATCGAGAACGCGACTTTCTAGCAGCGATACAATGAATTTAGCTTGGACGTGGACAGGTTCTAATAACGTCACTTTTAAGCTTGTTCAGCGTGTTAATGGGGCTAATACAGAAATATATAATGGCTCTGCTTTGAATACTGTTAGCACTCTATCTGGCAATCTCAACGACTTAAATTGTTATACCGTTACAGCAATAGTTGACTCAAATACTCAAATTGCCAGTAATCAAGTATGCGAGCCTAAGTAGTTGTATTTTTTGCAACTATTAATTGAGTATTAACACTGGTTTGCATAATTAAAAAAAAAGGGAAACTAATATAGATAAGATATCCTGCTTTAGCCAATAATGAGGCTCCCTAACTTACACAAATTATCGGTAAAAACTCGTTTGGCGATCGCCATGGGAGCGATGTTTGTGCCTTTAGTAGTGTTAGCAGGAGGTGCGCTTTTTTACTTTGAAAAAGGCATTAATGCTTTTGGAAAGATCGAAAATCAAGCTCTAGAAGTTTTGTTTCCCCTTGCCGACCTAGAAGCTTTAATTATTGACACCTCAAAACCAGTTAAAGATTACATGATTGACGGTAATCAAATAGCGCGAAATGACTTTTTTCGCAACAGTCAAGAAATAAATCGCACCTTTGCCGCTCTGCTTAACGTGCCTTCTAATTTGCCAGCACAAAAAAAATTGCTCCAAGCCAGTCAGAGACAATGGCAAGAAACTTTAGCAATTGGTCAAACTATTTTTGCCTATGCCGATCCCGCCACCAATTCCCACGCCGCCCAAGCTGCCGAACAATTCTACAATCGCAATTCTCAAGTTGTTAGTAACCTCGACAAGTTATACAAACAACTTACTGATTTTCAAATAAATGAAAGTTTACGTCAAGCCGAGTTAGCTAAACAGCAAGTGAGAATAATTGTAGCGATCGCCTTTCTATTGGGTGTCAGTATGGCAATTATCACTAGCACGATTATGGTTCGCTCGATTGTAGAGCCATTAAGCGTTTTAGAAAAAGGAGTCGCACAGTTAGGAAGTGGTGATTTTTCTTATCGCATCAGCCTGGCAAACCAAGATGAATTAGGACAATTAGCCGCAGCATTTAACCTCATGATTGAAAAGCTACAACAAAGCCAAACAGCACTCAAAAATTTAGCAATTTTAGATGAGCTAACCGGATTATACAATCGCCGCGAGTTCAACTCACAGCTAAAAAATGAGCTAGAACGCTCTGGGCGTTTTGGTCATTATTTTAGTTTATTAATGCTAGATATCGACTACTTTAAAAAACTAAACGATACGTACGGTCATCAAGTAGGAGATTTGGCTTTGCAGACTATTGCTGCTTTGCTTAAGCAAGAATTTCGAGCCTTAGATGTGGTAGGACGGTACGGGGGCGAAGAATTTGTCGTAATTCTTCCAGAGACATCAGCTTTTAGTGCTTACACGGTAGCAGAACGAATCCGCCAGCTAATTTCTAACTCTGCTTTATTTACAAACGAACAACAAACAATTAATGTGACAATTAGTGGAGGAGTTGCAACTTTCCCCATCGATGGAGGTACTCAAGAAGCCTTAATTTATGCCGCAGACCAGGCTCTTTACGCCGCTAAACGCTCTGGTCGCAATCAAATTATTATGTACGGTAGCTTAACCGTTAAAAAGATATTTTAAACAATGAAACTTAGCCTGTGTGCGATCGCCCTCAATGAAGAATCAGCTTTACCCAAATGTTTAAGTAGCGTCGCTGGTGTCGTAGATGAGATAGTTTTGCTCGATACAGGTTCAAGCGATCGCACCTCTGAAATTGCCCTTAGTTTCGGCGCTAGGGTGTACGAATATAAATGGTGTAACGACTTTTCCGCCGCCCGCAATGAAGCGCTAAAGTACGTTCGAGGTGATTGGGTATTGGTACTAGACGCGGATGAAGTATTAGTCCCAGAAATTGTCCCCAGTCTCAAGCAAGCAATAAATAACGAAGCCTATTTGCTAATTAATTTACTACGCTATGAAGTTGGAGCGGCAAGTTCTCCCTACTCTTTGGTTTCTCGTTTGTTTCGCCGTCATTCCAATATTTATTTTGCTCGTCCTTATCATGCTTCGGTAGATGATAGCGTGACATTAATTTTAGAGCGAGAATCTCATTGGAAAATCGGCAATTTGCCAGGAGTAGCGATCAATCATGTAGGTTATCAAAAAAATGCGATCGCCTTATTAAACAAGTTTGATAAAGCTAGAACCGCTATGGAAGGCTTTTTAGCCACCCATCCTCACGATCCTTACGTTTGCAGCAAGTTGGGTGCTTTATATGTTGAGCAGGATTTATTAGCCGAAGGTATGGAATTATTAGAGCGGGGTTTACAAGCAAAAGATGTTAGTTCTGATCTTCGTTACGAACTTCACTACCATTTAGGAATTGCCTATACAAAAGTGCAACAGGTAGAAAACGCTCAGTCTCATTATGAAAGTGCGATCGCATCTTCGGTTTATCCAATGCTCAAACTCGGCGCTTACAATAACTTGGGGGCTTTAAAACGAGCAACGGGCGACTTAATCGCTGCTAAAACTGCTTACCAAACGGCGGTCAACATCGATCCTAATTTTGCTACTGGTTACTACAACTTGGGAATAACGCTCAAAGCTATGGGGAATTTGACTGAAGCTATAGCAGCTTATAAAAAAGCAATTTCTATTCATCCCAGTTACGCCGAAGCTTATCAAAACTTAGGGGTAGTTTTATTAAAAGCTG from Synechocystis sp. PCC 7509 includes these protein-coding regions:
- a CDS encoding diguanylate cyclase, giving the protein MRLPNLHKLSVKTRLAIAMGAMFVPLVVLAGGALFYFEKGINAFGKIENQALEVLFPLADLEALIIDTSKPVKDYMIDGNQIARNDFFRNSQEINRTFAALLNVPSNLPAQKKLLQASQRQWQETLAIGQTIFAYADPATNSHAAQAAEQFYNRNSQVVSNLDKLYKQLTDFQINESLRQAELAKQQVRIIVAIAFLLGVSMAIITSTIMVRSIVEPLSVLEKGVAQLGSGDFSYRISLANQDELGQLAAAFNLMIEKLQQSQTALKNLAILDELTGLYNRREFNSQLKNELERSGRFGHYFSLLMLDIDYFKKLNDTYGHQVGDLALQTIAALLKQEFRALDVVGRYGGEEFVVILPETSAFSAYTVAERIRQLISNSALFTNEQQTINVTISGGVATFPIDGGTQEALIYAADQALYAAKRSGRNQIIMYGSLTVKKIF
- a CDS encoding phosphoketolase, translated to MTASTQETKVSIPDFCQGIQYFGEQLPEFETYGKECAIAPNQTAITDPQSPDAVFQTLLAADALRYLTLQVTASKASGHPGGFASQAEAYAALVMLGHKNIITEVGHHAPGFYSAMFLDKSLEDMGIVNVQQLRDRYREKHGLLGHLSGFIPGILAPAGPLGQGQHFAMSAAKLHRDKLFPFTVGDGGLGEPYIVSSMAHFHTAYPDVTNFLPVLVWNGFSQEHHSMVSTKSNAEMIAYWQGNGFEEVILVNAKDFDDKNQPGDYVDSTAFSFEHRLEFTKAVLVAVDRAAKLALGGKLTVLIIKQLKGAGVHAKGAKSHNLYAMHTLDNAEIVNALKTRALTPAAWELVRNNFERSGGGSAGRTSVTESVYELSELGELGLEEYAVGREPKVATTAMGKIVGMVGKSDRNFIVTNADGNEASGIANINQALKIVHPTTDDLYFQNPTGQVYEPLSEDACAGLAVGLCLMGSRTLWCSYESFAINGLPIMQTVTQAMAELRRPTPSVVTLFTAGALEQGRNGWTHQRPEIEAYFAAMMRNGNVFPVFPPDANSIQTCYEWALSTKNKGIVITASKSPLPIRTTFEQSRQALVKGAIALQDVKGTKTVVFAVIGDMVLMPVFEAATYLEAQEIGVRIVSVVNPRRLYRPTDVAWDTCSEPDGEFLSDGGFEELFGGDALIGVTAGASGMLEPIMLRSNSKRDTFAWKRGETTASPAELMAFNGLTAENLVKRAMELLG
- a CDS encoding type IV pilus modification PilV family protein, whose product is MLQSKKKLFSQGFTIIEVVVSMLIITIFLAIAMHLMVVAAIFKARADQYDRAIVWIQEDLEQAIAIAQQYEQNATPYSTKCSATVASNGLAAGLLNDPTGIGGTPKNFGVRSFGSTSFTMTRTADYATSFDPFKLLRLNYSVTPANGGSAIATISTEVIANATFKCP
- a CDS encoding cytochrome P450; this translates as MQVINGPSTPQFIQLMEAIARPTQRLDAYAKEYGDVFISKLSGFRPFVLFSHPQAIQQILTADPNLFDSGVGNQILHPLVGDYSLLLLDGSSHQRQRKLLTPPFHGDRMKSYGTLICEITEQIMNQQAIGEVFSVRSATQEISLRVILKAVFGLDENERFQQLRKLLSSILDAVGSPLNSTLLFVPGLQKDLGAWSPWGKFVRQRRAINRLIYDEIETRRTNNNIFGEDILSLMMSAKDENGQSMTYAELRDELITLLFAGHETTASALAWAFYWIHKLPNVKSKLLAELTTIGTNFDPNVVVKLPYLTAVCQETLRIYPIAMFTFSRILKAPMQIMGYDFAAGTQLTPCIYLTNQREDIYPEPKQFKPERFLERQFSPYEFLPFGGSNRRCIGMAFAMFEMKLVLARVLSQWQMNLAETKPVQPVRRGITLAPSGGVKMWLKTKC
- a CDS encoding PulJ/GspJ family protein, whose protein sequence is MKTKIFTFFKSLLNWQKINQGFTLIELLVAVVISTIVISIAGFGITTILTMDNRAEATIERQVDLNRAFDFLTNEIRMAQRINFTATTAANGTTVTLDDVVASSGLNLSQLGDYGNIVLYLEIPIANSPAVCPANSPNAGFAPPEPSNHDRVVYDIRANTGVWLDPQVINRYGRIPSRDGTINPCNNPISGDIFVDAISDIDINPTNCTAPAVLSGSGGFYACTEGLKVDLYLRSRGTNTKAYNIASRAVSRLSGTTTVVLTLSRTRLSSSDTMNLAWTWTGSNNVTFKLVQRVNGANTEIYNGSALNTVSTLSGNLNDLNCYTVTAIVDSNTQIASNQVCEPK
- a CDS encoding alpha-amylase family glycosyl hydrolase; this translates as MASSIEFNLFAPRNQQAALIGSFSNWEDVPMEKGEDGYFRTQVDLADGVYQYKFRIQTKSPQFEADSWIEVVDPYATDVDDEKKYGLVRVKGGDRIIDTYTWQHDNVPLPENRQLVIYELHIADFTGGEIDDDRKGKYTDAISKLDYLRDLGINAVELMPVNEYPGDYSWGYKVRHFFATESSYGTTEELKQFIDECHARGIRVIMDGIYNHTDEECPLLQIDRNYWYYENMHYPEDPGNHWGPEFNYNNYDEKLDVKPAWKYVGDIVRFWVQEYHIDGIRFDAVRQLANNEFLDWVAHQSKKNTANKPFYNIAENIPDTSTITAPEGPLDACWHESFRYFIMPHICGENFNLGELKQVLDPKQQGYAMATNVVNYLATHDRQRTMRELGDRGIFDEAAFTRAKLGAVLLMTAVGIPMLWMGEEFGEHKRKSETVTQPKKIAWPLLKREENKDLFVYYQQLISLRKECTALQSDNIEFFHENPEARVFAYRRWDDSGSQVVVVINLGSHVFDSYLVANFPAGEVWREWLDTSEVKIGSEGLTVNLPEYTAKIFVSN
- a CDS encoding prepilin-type N-terminal cleavage/methylation domain-containing protein, whose product is MPRLNAPKKNLGFTLIEILVIILIVGILSAITIPSFISLVDKINLNNAVIEVRAALQTGQREAIRKSQVCSVGLNTVERTVTSYCLGEVSNLSTQADIATNISKNSGSPGNTININFGILGTAEFIVDPEDDLEASQGTVQPNYTEMSWYQVSISPQDNTGKIVFYLNKNPALTKKCIAISNILGLTRVGNYTGKINNNSKLSKKGICTAY